The Prunus dulcis chromosome 3, ALMONDv2, whole genome shotgun sequence genome segment agttttttttactttCCCTGTTTAGTCGAAACTTTTCTCTGCAATTTTATTATTCTGGAAAATGAATCTATTGTCTCTTTCTgtctatttaataaataataaaacatgCTTATTTTGGACATTGAATAGAATGTTTTCTTTAGATTTCCGATTAATACATCTCCACCtagttatatatttttgaaaatgtcAGTTCATGTATGATTAGTTGTTCTTGATATAGAGGACGAAAGCCACACCTGGGTACTGATACAGAGATCCCATATATATTCAACATGCCATGTGGCCAAAGCGAACTGATTAGGTTCTTCTGCCATCCAGCTGAATAGACACTTTGACAACTTTTTTAAGGTCCAAAACGTTTATGTGAAAGTTTCTTCAATAAATTGAATGATGTAATATACAGGGATTGAATTGTGAACATCAACTCTGCGATACAAGAGGCCATCTTTGAATTAGCTAAACAGAATTTCTAAGAACTACAGCATTACTAAGACTCAACTGTCAAGGAGAATTCGGAACTTCACTCGCCTTTTGATGCTACCCATTCTGTCATACCCAATGCCGATCTTACTATGCATCAATTTCATAGCTAAATCTGCATTGCCTGCTTTCCTCAAACCATTGATTAGAACAGTTCGAATTCGTCCTGGTATTTCCCTACCTCTGTCCACAATCCCATCAGCCAACTTGCAAGCTTCCTTGAAACGGCCAGCTTTGCACAAAACATTGATCATATCTTCAAAAGCCGTCTCAGGAATTACACCCATTGGTGCTAGCTCATCCAAAATCTTGCAAGCTCTGGCTACCTTTCCTGAGAGACAAAGCCCAATTGAGAGAGCCCTGAAGGAAGCAGCAGTTGGTGTGATGCCCTGATCGATCATCATATCCCACAGCTTCAATGCCTCTTCATTTTTGTGCTCCTTAAACAGTCCGCTGATGAGTATTGTGTATGTATAAACTGTCTGATCACAACCTTCCTCTTCCATTTTCTTGAAGAGTGCTAATGCTTCATCAGTTTTTCCACCTTTAGCTAGGGCATCAATAAGGGCATTATAGCAATATGAATCCTGTGGACATCCCTTCTCAGTCATCTTTTCGAAAAGCCTTTCAGCTTCATCAAGCCTCCCAGCTTTTCCAAGGCCCTCGATCAGACTAGAATACAGCATGGCATTAACTGCCATCCCACTGCCTtcacaaaactgaaaatacTCCATGGCCTCCTCCACTCTCCCACTCTTACATAATCCATTGACAACAACGCCGTAAGTTACCACATCTGGTTTGAGCCCATCATTTTTCATTCTCTCAAAAAGCTTCATTGCCCCTTCAATGCTCCCACATTTTGCATATGAATCTATCAAAGCTGTATAGTTTGCCACATTTGCTTTACAACCCTTCTGAATCATATCTTCAAAAACAgcatatccttccatacattTCCCACCTTTACATAGCCCATTGATAACTAAACTATACGCGTGAGGCGGAATTTCAAGTCctttctcttccatttcttggtaAAGACCCaaacatgaatcaaaatcTCCTTCTGAATAACACCCTTGTATTAAAGTCATATAAGTAATCTTATCAGGTTCCACATTCCTCCCCTCCATAGCTCTGAACTTCTCCATTGCTTTCTGGGTTTTCCCTGCCTTACAATACCCTTTAATCATTGTATTATAAGTCACAACGTCTGGTACAATTTTCCCACCTTCCATAACCTCAAAAACCCGCTCAGCGGATTCAATAAACATCGAATTTACCAATCCATTCACTAAAAAGTTATATGTATACAAACTAGGCTCAATCCCATTCTCCTTCATTCTACGCCAAACCCACAACAGCTCATCAACCATTCCAAGACAGCCAAAACTCTTAATCAAAGAATTAGCAGCGGCAGAATTCATCAAaaagttcttttctttaagTTCAGCAAGAACATATCGAATACGATCCAAATCACCAGATGAAGATAAAAGGTCAATCAAAGACACATAGCATTCAAGCTTATGATGATATTTCTTTTGCTTACCAGCCCAAGCAAAAAACCGCAAAGCGGTTTCGGGCTTTCCACGAAGCTCAGCAGACTTTAACACATATGCAACAAAGTTGGGAGACAATTTAATCAAGAATGTGTGACAATAAGAGTCTAAATTGGCTTCCATCTTCAGAGACCCATCTAAAAGATTGAGAATTTGGGCAACCCATGGAGATGGGTCAAAGTCTTGTGGGTTCGATACTATATCAGAGACATCATTGAAAGGCTCTACCCATTctggaggaggaagagagttGGTGAAGACCCACCTGGGATTTGAGCTGAAACTTGACGTGGAGTGAAAACTCGAGGCTTCTGATGAAGAGTCACCATGGATGTACGGATGGGGAGGCCTCGGAGGAAGAACATGGGTTgctgagaaagaaaagggagCTCTCAGTAGGGTTCTTCTCATCAGGGTTTTGGGTGTTCGCCAGTGTGCTCACCGAGAATGAAGCCAAAATGGTGAAATGGTTCATGAAGACTGAAAAAGGAACTGGttatatttaataatttagagGATTTTAGCACAACGGTCCCATGGTCTAGTGGTTAGGACATTGGACTCTGAATCCAGTAACCCGAGTTCAAATCTCGGTGGGaccttgttttttctttttccatgttTTTAAGCttacattattttctttttgattaccatcttttttttttttttctttctttctcttccagaccaaaggaaaaaaaatattcatctCACAAACGAAATAAAAATGTAGTCCTTGGGCTTTTGTAGAACGGGTATGGAAACAATCTGTGATGTAAGTGAGTGTGCTGCTATGCATAAACCCAATTACCATATTGTTTTGCAAGGAAACAATCTTGCTGGCCTCACTCCAACACAAGGGTTGCCCAAGGCCCAATTTGTTCATTGTGAGATCTCGGAAAACGAATATGTACGGGCTCATGATTCAAAAATAAGGTAGGCTAACTTCTACGTAAATTTTATTAGTCGAAAAGTTTGCTATTGAAATTTTGGCTGagtttactttaatttttatggCATTTCCGAAATTGTATATAACCCGTTAAATACTTGTATATCTTCAACTACATTTTCAAGAACAACATGCATCCCAAattttacataaaacaaaactCGATAGTACGAAGAATTCGTTGATAAGCAAGAAAACATACACCTAGTACCGCATGTCCTTTGGGAGGGGAGGAGATCACTGCTCGTCCTCCCCTATCCTCCAAATTGTGTGAGACTGCAGTAGGCTTTTCCTTATTTGCTTGGTCCGAAGCTATTTGTTAGTGGCCCCTTCTCCTCCATTTGTGGGTTTTTGATTTAGCTTTGCTCGAATTCTGAGGCTCGATGTCTCTTGTTATACGCCTTTCCTCAATCTACTACAAAACCATCCCTCACTATGTTGTCCTTATTTCCCCCAAATATCCAAATCTCAATCTCTGCTCTTCCTTCCTAATCCCCCTTACCACTTTTCCCGCTATCAAAATCccctattttccttttctcagCCAAAATTTCTCTCCCCCAATTCCATTTGGCCTTTCATTTCGGACGTTGCTACCAGGCTTAATTGCGACTTCTCGCGTACCTCTTGGAAGATGTGTAGAAATCTAAATTATGCTCTAGCTCAGGTACTTGGACCACCTCCTTTCATTCTTCTGTTACTAGAGGGTTGTGTCTTCCCTTGGTTGCAGTGTTCGATTTGGTGTTTTGGCGATATCAATTTTGGTGGAGTTGGTGATTATTGTGTGgttgcttttgtgtttttgtgctTCTGTTTTGTAAGGTTTTCTTGGTTTTGCTATCTAATTAATGGGTTGTGACTTTTTttgtattgtgtttttttttttggtgtttttgctGCTGTATTTTCATGTGTGGTGGCATCTTTCCCCATCCATTTGGGCCATGGTACTGTGCCTGGCTTCCCAACTTTGACAACACTGTTGTTAGTCTGTTAGGGTTTGAATTTACCTGGCCTTTTGTGGGCTTTATGCCTTTAGTAGGATTTATGTATGTAAGGACATCCCCAATGGGGTCTATATTTTGAGGCTCAACCACCAtaagtcattctatagtgtAGGCCTTATATATGACTCTTAGGTGATGTCATATCTCTTAACTATTGGATCAGGctaaccaatttgatccaacgaCTAACTAATTTGATCCAACAGTTAAGAGATATGGCCTCACCTAAGGGCCATATATAAGGCTCTCATTATAGAATTCTTGCAACCACCATGAGGCTCTCAACTATACAGCCCAATACCAAAAAAAGCATCCCTAGTGGCATTGATTTTGGGCTCTAAATGATGAAGCCCCACCGGAGAGGTCTCCAAATATGTGGATATGGATAGATCTCCTTAAGCGAATACATAAACAACAATCCAGATTGACTGCCTATTTAGCTTAGTGAACCTATAATGGGTTTCATAAACTACATTCTTAGATAAAATTTAAGTCTGTGTTGCATGACTTtagggggggagggggggaaTGAGGTTCCCTCTTCCTCTCCTTCCTATAGTGGTTCTTCTCTTGCCTTCTACCTGCTGCCTGTTTCCAGTGGATCTCTTTGTAGAGATCTATTGGCCCCCTTCGCCCTTTTTGTGTGTGGGTGTTTTGCTCTAGCTCTGCTTGAACTTTGAGGCTTTATGCCTCCGACTTCCTTTATTTCCCCAACTATCCATTCCACcatccttttccttttatatttCCTACCCCACTCCATTCAAATTTCTTCTCTTTAGTCTCGGTCCTATCTTTTCCCACTGAATTTTTCTCATCACTATTGATCTGGCTCCACCATGTGGCTGTTTCGGATAGTCGGAAACACATCTTCTTGCGTACAACTCATAAGATTAGTAGAGTTCAACCTTTTGCTCTTACTCAGGTGCTTGCACCACCTCCTTCTATTATGTCGTCGTTTGTTTAATTATTGTATTTGTTCTGGTGCATTATCAGTTTTGATTTGGGAGATGTTGAGCTTCATGTGGtggcttcttttttcttgtttgtgttTATGTAATATGTGGAATTTTAGGGTATTTGGGTGGATTTGTGGGTTGTgcattttttttcactttgtgCCCCTTGGTTGTAGCAACTCATCCCCTTAACTTGTCTAGGTGGTGTCGTCTCAGACGTTGGTGGCGGCGACTCGGCTGAGTTTTGTTTAGAGTTTGTATGCTAATTTGGCCTTTTGTTTGGGCTTTTGTGGGTGGGCTTAATGCCTTTATGAGCTTTAGGCTTGTTGTGGCCATTTGGGCCTCTGGCCTTTTTGCTTTGATGTTGAGCTCAATTTGTTAGGTCTCActtttatgttgtatttttatgattttctaaTGAACTTTAGTTCCGaccaccaaacaaaaaaaacaaacaaaaaacaaacaaaaaaaccaatggcaatttaaagaaattcaatataccaacatcaattttttttttcttttttgattatTTAAGTATTTTGTGCATTTCAATTTTCCATATAAAATGCACCtcctttaaaaaatttcacaccACCAATATCATTCACCACATTTGTTTCTACTTTCAAAGTCTTAATAATATGCGTGTTCGTCGTTTCGGAATCTTGTgtaaatttgattattttgttgttaaaagttaataaaaataaataatttttttcttcacataaatcaaattacaccataaaaattcaattataGAGCCCCTATTATGGAAAAGATACCTTTAGAGTTCAAAATATTTCATCGAAACCCTAAATGAGGCTCTATCCACCTTTTTTAGAGCCTCATTTAGAGAATATGATTGAGGATGCCCTAATAAGTTTTATGGCTATAGCAACTTTATTCCTTTTGTGTTGCATTTCTTTGAGCTCATTTTACTGAGTTCACTTTGATGTACTGGCTCTGAATTTCTATATCAATGAAACTTGTttctgaccaaaaaaataaaaaaaaaataaaaacagggTTTGACCTATTTCTAGAAGAGAGGCTTAAACTTTCAATAGACTAGGAGCTAGTTGATCATGCATTTTTGTTTGCTGTTACAGCCGCCGCGAGCATAACTCCAAATTTGGTATTCCAAGTCTACGCATGCATGGGTCTTggcaaaacaaacaaagcacGACTTGTAGTTGTAGAGGTCATAATGATGGATGGACCATTTTGGAAGTGTACAATTCAGAACGTAAAAGCTTCACACAAATAAGATTAATTGTTCTTATGGATTTGTTGTATTCAGAGAAAACTAATTTAGATTGAAATAAAGCACCATTGACTTTATTGAAACGATTAATATGTAAGTCATCTACACGTCGTACATTTTAGATCATATGCATATGCTTATATCATGCATGCCCTCAGTCTCAGATATGCATGctgcttaattaattaattatcttttttagTAACACTTTACTTCATTGGTTGTGTTTGCTGTGTTGGTTGTGTTTGTTTCGTTCATTGGTTGTCTGTTTTTCACTTTCTAGACTTAAGAGTTGCACTAGACAAATGGTTAGGAAACATAAATATGAAAGtgcaaaaagaaatagaaggagaaaaatagaaaaaatgattcaaactcaaaaaggaGCTCTTgataagttttttaaaactagTTCTTCAATTGAAGATTCAGCTAATGATTTACTTAATGAAGGGGTGACGGGGTTGGTGATCtcagtgaaaatgaaaataatctGGAAGAAATGACGATTTACTTTCTTTGGTTTCAGTTTTATGTCTTAGAAAATATGTATGTTGTTACTTATTGTAGTTTCTTTGTCCATTTGTGCTACCATTTGTTACTTTTCTTATGTTGTATGATTCTTTTTGCAGACCACAAAGAGGATTTTGCATGTAAAGTCATGTGATGAAGCCTGAAGCCAGACGCCAATCTTAAGTGAAAGGGTTTAGTATTTTGAACAAATACTTAGTTTTAATGTATCTTTTGAGAATACAAATTACCAATTTCAGGGACAATGTTTCCATTATTGGTTGCTGGAATGTTGgtttgtaaatttgtaatttcctCCATGATATTAAATATctaatatgattttttttttctaggaGATATGTCCTATTATAATGCATACTACCTTTTTTATTCACGCGCTCTACCTGATAcgtaaaattattttatttattttttttgcaattataTACTAAGATAAGGattctcatttaatttatCGCTTAGGACCACTCAAAAGTCAGAACCAACCTGATGATGCATGTATTGTTTGCGGCCCATCATATAATCTACCATGCAATGCCAATAATGGAAGATAAAAGTAAAGTAATCTTGAACgaaaaactttcaaaatcaTCGTTTCCTATATTCCAGTTGTAATTGGATGATGTTTGATTTGCATTATCATAATGCACATGGACCACACTTGGGACGGTACGTTGGAGGTCAAAAAAGACAAATTAGAATGAGAATTTATGCTCTGTACGATATGGTCAAAGGTTGTTTGCAAAGAATCCGTAGTGTAATAATTTGGAGTAAATGttcttttttagaaaagattttaaattcGAGTCCTACCATTTGTGTAGTATGTGTgaatttagtatattatcgccACTTTTAGTAGAAAAatgtccttaaaaaaaaaaaaggttgctTAATTTGGTCACTACCCTGTTGCGTTTATATGGTTAACCTATATAGCTAGCTAGATTGCCGAAATCTACAAATGCCAATCCTTCAGAAAAAACACATATATTCTGGTCCCACTAGACCTATATAGCTAGTTATAATAAACATCAATGTCGTGACACCCTACCACTTTTGAATGTGTCTGGTCTACCTCTCAACAATACCGCGTTTTGGGCCATAAAATTACGTTACACGGTGTGTAAGCAGGTTGCGAAATTCATATATGTCGGTCGGCAAGCTTGTCTTGGCCCTCGGGCATCCAGCTAGATACAGAAGACCCTGACTTGTCATTTGAATACAGAAATGAAAGCGTCAGATTTGCCGCTGGATCAGGTCCACCAGATTGACaaacttaaaaattattaagtcCAGGCAAAGAAACTCTACATCCAACTCAGAAGAAGAATCAAAAGACAATTAGAATTCCAGGTGTTATCCTTATTATAATTAATGGAGTAAGTGCATGCATGCTTCCATAGGGTAACTAGCCTCGATTTCATAACCTTAAACTATCCCAGCACTTGCCCAGACATTTCGTGGAAACCCACAATATTAATGCGGTCTGACTCTGGACTGGACTGGACCAGAAGTACCTCATACAACTGAGGGCAGACACGAGTATTTGGTCGAACTCCAAAAGTCGCCAGCCATTCATACCACTACTCGACACAATAGaaattgattttcaatttggttttgactTCCCCATATACATATAGGAGAGTCATAATCAAACTGAAAGTTTCGGAGGAAAAACGGAGTAATAAAGATCTAGATCAGCGGCACTGCCAAAACAAGGTCAAAAATAAGTTATAATTTGAGTAAATTTATGAGATTTCAAGAACTCTGTTTGAAACTTAAAACGATCCTAATTAActgaaaatgctaaaatataaaatttatcaCGAACTGATCTAAGTTCTCGGACTATATTGCCTATTATGTCGCTAAGGTTTAAAATGGATGGTAATATTTTGAAGGCTATTAATTATCATATACAATTCGAATCAATTGGTTTCCATAATGGTATTTTACTTCGTTGTCATTCATTCTAATGctaattcttttcttctttagtaattcaatttctcacTCACCTTGGTTTAGAGTGAAGAACAATAAACTTCAACCTTTAAATTAGAGTTTCTAGAAATTTCATACCTTACCAATAGGAATACTATTTGCTAATAGTGGCATAGGCAGGTTATTGGATTGCAATTGAAAATGAACAGCTAGCATGTGGACTACACATCTATTACATCTTGATCAAATCGGACCTACATTTAAGAACCctttaattcaaaaaatatttatgaaaatatatacacatttTGAATGGTTTGACttaaactctataaatagcaCACAAATCTACACAAagaaataataagaaaagcaaaaagacgtgTGAGCTGAGCACTAACGTactctaaataaaaaaaaatagaaatttgcATGGATTTGCAAGAATCTTCAGTTAAGAATCTTGTAACGAAGGTTAAACAAGATCTCTTAGCGTCATCAAAAGTTGATGTTTATTCTCTTGTGCCTCCTTCTCCGTATGACACTGCTTGGCTCTCAATGGTTTCCAACCCTCAACACTCAGATCAACCATTGTTTCAGGGGTGCTTGGATTGGGTGCTCCAACACCAAAACAGAGGAGGCTCCTGGGGTGAGAATATTGCTCATCCCACTATAGAGTGCCTCACCTCAACTCTTGCTTGCATTGTTGCACTTACCACATGGAATGTAGGCCACGATGCCATTCAGAAAggtacatacatatatatatatatatatatatatatgacgtCTCGATTTTATTAAAGTCCGGTTCTTTACATTTTCTCTAATCATTATTGGATTGTTTCAATTACTAATAACGAACATTACACTATTTCAGTAGCTTAATTCAAGAGAACTAGactttaaaaagaaagtaaCCAATTATGAAAAATACCCAATTTTGCATATAACTAATTGCTGCaaacttttcttaatttgttgTGTTTGTTGACTCGACTGTGTATATGTATGTTTAGGGTTGGCATTCATCCATGCAGACACAGAGAAGCTCTTGGAAGAGCAGAACGGTTCTTTTCTCGAGTGGTTTGCAATAGTTTTCCCCGCAATGATTGAACTTGCAGAAACCAAGGGCCTACGTGTTTACTTTTCTAACGGGTCAACAGCGCTGGTAGAACAAGTCTTCCAGGAGAgacaaaaaatattcaaaacgCAGAGGTAGttctaaattttaatttctctttATGTTTAATACGAAGTACACTTTATGATAGACTTAATTTGGCCCGTCAGACCAAAAAAACTTACATGTAACAGGGTTATTACCGGCCAATAACGCAATGATACGTGAAAAAGTTATCTTAtatattattgtgtttttggtTGGAGATAGCAAAAAGTGCTATCCCCGTTACATGAGAGTTTCTCCCCAGTCAAACAGCATGCTGCCATGCAATTTCCTAAGCCCCACCACCGATCCAATCAAGTGTCAACTCTTGCACGTGTTCTTTTGACTATTCCCGACCAATAACGCTATGacacaaataataattttttcatgtGACATAATGTGATTGATAGAGGAaagcaaaatagtgttattctTGTTACAATAAAATTTTTCTCCTGCGGGGCCTAATATCCCAATTATGAAAATTAATCTAAGctagttttctgttttgggCAGGTGGGAGTCTGGTTGTGATCAGCAACAGTATTATCCAGCACGCATGTTAAAATATCTTGAAGACGGGTTAATCCAATCCCCATCAGCCATTGCATATGCCTTCATGAAGACAGGAAACAAGGAGTTTTTGTTCAGATTGAATTCTATTGTCCAAACATGTGGTTACGGAGGTAcgtagttttctttttatattttgtattataTGATGTCATTGTTGGCCTACGTAGTTTGTCACCTATATTACTGACGTGGCATGTGTGTgttaatatattaaataacGACAAATTAACTAAATAGCAAGGAGAGCTTGTATTTCAAATAGTTGAAAACAGTTTTTCCTGAATGACAAATGAGTTAATAGTAA includes the following:
- the LOC117623588 gene encoding pentatricopeptide repeat-containing protein At1g03560, mitochondrial; translation: MRRTLLRAPFSFSATHVLPPRPPHPYIHGDSSSEASSFHSTSSFSSNPRWVFTNSLPPPEWVEPFNDVSDIVSNPQDFDPSPWVAQILNLLDGSLKMEANLDSYCHTFLIKLSPNFVAYVLKSAELRGKPETALRFFAWAGKQKKYHHKLECYVSLIDLLSSSGDLDRIRYVLAELKEKNFLMNSAAANSLIKSFGCLGMVDELLWVWRRMKENGIEPSLYTYNFLVNGLVNSMFIESAERVFEVMEGGKIVPDVVTYNTMIKGYCKAGKTQKAMEKFRAMEGRNVEPDKITYMTLIQGCYSEGDFDSCLGLYQEMEEKGLEIPPHAYSLVINGLCKGGKCMEGYAVFEDMIQKGCKANVANYTALIDSYAKCGSIEGAMKLFERMKNDGLKPDVVTYGVVVNGLCKSGRVEEAMEYFQFCEGSGMAVNAMLYSSLIEGLGKAGRLDEAERLFEKMTEKGCPQDSYCYNALIDALAKGGKTDEALALFKKMEEEGCDQTVYTYTILISGLFKEHKNEEALKLWDMMIDQGITPTAASFRALSIGLCLSGKVARACKILDELAPMGVIPETAFEDMINVLCKAGRFKEACKLADGIVDRGREIPGRIRTVLINGLRKAGNADLAMKLMHSKIGIGYDRMGSIKRRVKFRILLDS